AGACCAAAATGTCCAACAGTAAAATGGGCCATTTCTGTAACTCTTTCCATCATTTTTTCTGCTTTATGATACTATTTTTAACCAATTGCTGTCTACCCTCCACTCTGGCCTAGAGTGAGTTGGGGATTTTTGTGCATGCCAAGAAATGTCTAAAACAATTTACTAGGcaattatgttttctttcatcaatggagcaagtgataataattatttctgatacacacataacttcaaaaaggtATTGGTGTATTGTCTTGGCTTTGAAGCATCAATCTCTTGCATGGGAGGTTGCAACTTATAACACTTGACTATTACTTACtgcttattttataaagaatagaaaaaaattaccCTATTCTGGTTGACCTCACATCTTCAACCATCTGTGCAAAATGAttactattaaacatttttatcaattgcTTTCATCAATTTCCAGGCCAACAACCCAGCCTTTAGCCCCATACCTAGAGATACAACCCCGCAAGATGCGTTGCACAGAATGCAACCGATACACAGCAGAAAACGCAGAGAAAATGTTACGACATATACGTAAAGTACATAGAGGAGAGAACCCGTTCCAGTGTTATATGTGTGACTACTCTACTTATAATAAGAGCTTGTTTGAAGAACATGTTAGGATACATCAAGGTGAGAGAATAGTTATATTATTCCTATcatttggttagtggtcaacctggtttCAAAGTTCTTCCAGCCGCCCAAAAGACTGTTATCCTATTTAACAACCGGGTGCTTTAGCTTCCCTCAAGCACAGAGTTAATCAGTTCAAAAAGCTGTACTTCTCtttcattatgggaggagatcCTGGCCCAAGAATGGCACAGTAAAGGGCTGAACTTGATGGCAGTAGAAATTAGTTACCATTCctagtaattttattaaccaatttatattttgttttccaggTATAAAACCCTTCAAATGCAGCCACTGTCCCTACAGAAGTGCATcgaagaaaaatactaaaaagcaTGAATTAATTCATCGAAAGGACAACCCGCGAAAATGCAAGCATTGTGGCTTCATCGCGCGCCATCTTAGATCTCTAATGTGTCATATTAGTTCAGAACATAGCAATTGGGCGGGAGACgacagtgaaaaaaaaaagtcaacTCTATGCccttattgtaataaaaagttcGAAGACATTGTAGCCCATGAAAAAAGTAGACGAAAATGCTCAGAATGTGACATAATTTTCTGTAATgcacatttattaaaaaaacataatgtcaGTCAGCATGGCGGGAAATTAAAAGTGGCGAAAGGTGAATTTGTTTGCGCGATCTGCAAATGGCAGTCGAATATTAAGCCTAGGATTTTGTTGCATTTGATTCATCATCCGAATCAGACGATTGATGAGAGTGTCGTTGATGTGAGAGTTCTAAAAGAGTGCGGGATTGTGGGGCCGGGATGGTGACAACATCAAAAGTATTATGCACCTTTTAAAGTCGTgtccattaattttattttgttttatcgtatggttcaagccgcccgaaaggcctttgacatggcttagcaactgttatcttagaagacaacaactgggaccgacttttacgtgccctccaaagcacggagacgttcacttcaagtaccactatgcggtcatctaTTCACAGAATAACCACGCCAAGGGTTGCCTTACCCACTGATCGTTAACCCCTAACGAAGCATAGGCAAGGAGTGCGGGTAACGGAAAGAACGACGTCGTTGTTAGCTTCGTTGTCTCCTTGTCTATATACCTACgaattttgtacataataatatgtatgtaagtaggtatgttgTTACGTTCGGACATATAGGCGCATTTTGTACGGTACACGTGTACATTTTGACGGGTGAAATTCTAAATACCCTGTCATTGCCTGGAGTATAGAAGATTGGATGTTGAGGTTGTTGACCGACAAAAGActtcataataattaagaattaaaatattttatttgttaatttatttgtccTTCCTTTGCATGTATGTGCCTAACTTAGCTCTACCCTGATTTATAACTGTACAGCTGTTACGGTTTTTTACTTATGTCAgaaatttgtaataataaataatcaataatctTATATAATTAAAAGGTAGGATCATggaaaatgtttttagttttagacacattttatttacactatttttAAGTCTTCTAGTTATTTATCCGTAGCCAGGTATTCTTTCATGCGGCTCCATGATGTGCGAATATCTATGATTTCCCGCCAGCCAGCCGTAATGACCCATCGATGACGTCACTTCCGCGAAGCGCGCGAATTGCAGATATCTGGTGacaatgttaaataattataacttaaactACCGACtagcgcagtggttgaggtcacagggttcgattcctacacggaacaataatttgtgcgatccataattaattgtttcgggtctggttgtacttgtgtccgttgtttgtatgtttgtagaagttcccgcgacacaataACATAATTGTCAATGGCGATAAGTGGATATAGGCAGAGGAgtcctctgcctacaccttcatgTATGATGAtgttattaggtcggggaaaaagtcttttcgcattatagtatgtatgaacttgtaatacaatcttttctctacacaaaaaaggtcgatatttgggtacctcacgagctcactgaaagaaacctattgaaccgtgtactcatttgtgattcttgaagccaaagaggtTCTATTACAAGTTATATGTAGGCTATGTACGTAATGGCTTAAAATGGCAAGTAACAGTACCTGGAGGCTCCACAAAAAGACCAGCCCAAAGGTGACGCTCTTACAGTTTCTTCTTCATTCGGTGGCGGCTTGAATTCtggacaaaatattattaactgttAACATTCTCCCGGAGGCTTTTGTATATAtacaaaagatataaaatataaccaaaatatcatatttgaaCACTAATAGTAAATCAAACTCCAACAAGCAATTCTAATGACgaccacattaaccactgcgctactgTCATTAAAAATCATTTCGATGTAAAGTTTACCAGGTCGGATTGTTCACGTGTCctacgaagcacggagacagATCAAATCAAATACCAACGCGgacacccatctataaaatatcCGCGCTAAGGATGCTTTTCGCAACAGTTTACCGATGCGCTGTTATACCCGGGGGTATAGGCAGAGATATGAGGGACACTtgcgtttcgctattaacaatgttagtcctatgtaataggttCGCTATTGCAATATTCCGAGCACATTATCTAacgctattaaaaataatcttctaaaaattaCCTAGAAAAAGATATATAGAACCTATTAGGGAAGGTttatatctgacggaacatacgtcgcgtaacgccagaacagacaaatgtatagaaaacactcgaccgttcacactcaaccgatgatgcgtcgttgcgaatcccatactatttatgctacgcccgacgcatcttccgtctgTTGTGAAACGTCCCTTAATcctgatttaattaaattaaacatacctCTCCAATTCTGACAATAATAAAGATCAGCCATACAATGATTAACAAACGACATCATCTTGAAATATTTCCCAAAACCTCTATTAATATTGACGCATACAGGCGCGTAATCGTTTGTACAGGATGGAGGACAGTCGTGGTAATCAAACGCTGAATCTATGTCGTATAAATGACTGAATTCCGTTGTTTCCCCATGTCTTAATGATGGAGCTTctaaaaaacagaaaaatatatacttaactaGAGGCCGTTCGCGTTGAAACCtgtcccgtgtaaatcccgatccctcgggaactctgggataaaaagtacctacctagcCTATCTAAAGGCAGCCCGCAACTTCGTCagcgtggaaactcttcccgtgtaaataCCGATCCCTCGGAAtcttcgggataaaaagtagtgtaattatgtgttattctgggtcttcagctaactacataccaaatttatttcatcgtaatcggttcattaatttgcgtgaatgagtaacaaacatccatacatacatacctactcaaaaactttcgcatttataatattagtaggactagcggactggcccgacttcgtccgggtatagtattGGTGAAAATTTTGTTCACATTGATCTTATAAACCTTGTCCCTACAGtttcaaacatattaaaaaattattatCCAGTTTCTTTAGTTGATCAAAAGTTATGCACAGATGAGACAGAGTTATGTAgttacatttcggtgattcatatTTGTTTACACATATTTACCTGTAACATTTACTTCAGTggaattaaaactattttcatacTCAGTCACATTATTGTCGTTATCGTCTGGTTGTACAATAATTTCAGTATTTCTTCTTTGTGCTAAATAGTCTTCGCATGTGCCTCCATGTAATATGTGGTACtctgaaaattacaaaaaaaactatcgACTTAATTCTTTTGTCGACGTTTTCAAAACTAAGAATGGAGACAATCTATCACACTAGATATTGAACAAATGCAAAGTCCAATAAcctaactcgcacttggccagtgtgatTAACTAAAGGCCCATTTCATCCTTTATTTCAACAGTTGTTGCAGTTTACAGcctagcctagcctttcttccaactaggTAACTATGTTGTACCTACTGTATAGGTATTCTGTAGGTATATCTTAGTATAtcggacctctacaacccagttacctgtgttataacccgatacccctcggtaagactggttgtcagactcaGTCGCAGACTACTACTAATGACTGTGAAAGGTCTTTGAAAACAACAGCCTGGGTTGGggttattcaaacaaaaataaaatttaagtttacCATCCCCAGGATAATCGCACATATTActcataaacaaaaaacaaacgtttttaaacgtcttaaaacttttacttttattcacGAAACGAAACGCGCACACATCACTATTATTCGAACTGCATGTCACATCTCTAACCTCacaaaatttcaaaacaattgCATTCTTTAAATGCGATTTCATtgtaaaatctttttctttaatttcaggAACTTTTACGTGAACACTGTACATATTTATCgatttaataaacaacagtGTTATTAGAAAGTAAGAAAAATACTTCGCCGCCATTTTGTTTTCGAGGCGTTCGATAGTtgcaattaaaaagttaattgaaAGGCTATGGTGCTTGACTTTAAGTAAAACGCCGTAcgatttcaataatttattctcaTTCGCTAAATTCTTTGCATGATTTGAGCCTCAATTCGATTCCCAGTTAGGACATGGTTGATAATCGTAATCAGTCATAATAGAATTAATAGGCAATCTGAGTAGTTACAGCATACTTAAACATGAACTTAGTCGTCAGTAGTAATCGCATGTTGGCTATCGTATTCCTGGAAATCAAAATAACAAGACGATTGTAGGCGTagcatataaatattattacaccttacaataaaaataattattattatcacaacAGTGTCATGATCTAAAAATAGACTGATAATACACACCTTCGCCATTTGCCTAACTCTTTCTTTGTACACCTATGGAACTAAGCAAATACCTCTTAGAATGTTGGTTTGCAAGTGTTCTCCACGCGGGTGAAGACttggttataaaattattgatttgttaCGGCCGACAACAGCGCTCTTTGTAAATTGTATCATTGGGTTTAGCTGTACGAATTAACGGAAGTATTTATCAAACAGGTGAATAAATCGTAAAGGAATGAACTAAAATGGCGATTTAGGGTCTAGAATAAGCGAAATAAGTTAACTGCATTGCTGTAATTCCGTAAAAATACTCGAAGTGACGAACAAGATACCTACAACGCGCTTAGAATAGAGGAAAGCATTCATATCTGCGTTTTCTATTAAAGCGTTGAAGGTAAACGCGTA
Above is a window of Anticarsia gemmatalis isolate Benzon Research Colony breed Stoneville strain chromosome 30, ilAntGemm2 primary, whole genome shotgun sequence DNA encoding:
- the LOC142985610 gene encoding uncharacterized protein LOC142985610, which codes for MAEPNSQSAPVFIDVAAGPEQYPISVMMNETPVTPAPVTDSSALKDVKIEVEVEPASEPTTQPLAPYLEIQPRKMRCTECNRYTAENAEKMLRHIRKVHRGENPFQCYMCDYSTYNKSLFEEHVRIHQGIKPFKCSHCPYRSASKKNTKKHELIHRKDNPRKCKHCGFIARHLRSLMCHISSEHSNWAGDDSEKKKSTLCPYCNKKFEDIVAHEKSRRKCSECDIIFCNAHLLKKHNVSQHGGKLKVAKGEFVCAICKWQSNIKPRILLHLIHHPNQTIDESVVDVRVLKECGIVGPGW
- the LOC142985611 gene encoding uncharacterized protein LOC142985611 codes for the protein MAAKYFSYFLITLLFIKSINMYSVHVKVPEIKEKDFTMKSHLKNAIVLKFCEVRDVTCSSNNSDVCAFRFVNKSKSFKTFKNVCFLFMSNMCDYPGDEYHILHGGTCEDYLAQRRNTEIIVQPDDNDNNVTEYENSFNSTEVNVTEAPSLRHGETTEFSHLYDIDSAFDYHDCPPSCTNDYAPVCVNINRGFGKYFKMMSFVNHCMADLYYCQNWREFKPPPNEEETVRASPLGWSFCGASRYLQFARFAEVTSSMGHYGWLAGNHRYSHIMEPHERIPGYG